The following are encoded together in the Fibrobacter sp. UBA4297 genome:
- a CDS encoding PD-(D/E)XK nuclease family transposase → MNQSIPEKLKGKTYIDPRTDTGFKSLFASKDAIKDFVDGILHLKGDDQIKNLNYSFEHTLRFMIPEERKVILDAFATTGSKRFLNIEMQKADHSFFIDRTILYKAFLIIKGKHEMDKSEEFKTLTKEEKEYRRYEIPETISIWICDFELPYCMGKYIDEWAIYSK, encoded by the coding sequence ATGAATCAATCTATTCCTGAAAAGCTAAAAGGCAAAACCTACATCGACCCGAGAACCGATACCGGATTCAAGAGCCTGTTCGCCAGCAAGGATGCCATCAAGGACTTCGTTGATGGAATCTTGCACCTGAAAGGCGACGACCAAATCAAGAATCTGAATTACTCGTTTGAACATACGTTAAGATTTATGATTCCCGAAGAGCGGAAAGTCATTTTGGATGCTTTCGCAACTACGGGTTCTAAGCGTTTCCTCAATATTGAAATGCAGAAGGCAGACCACAGTTTCTTTATCGACCGAACCATATTGTACAAAGCGTTCTTGATTATAAAAGGCAAGCATGAAATGGATAAATCAGAAGAATTCAAAACGCTCACAAAAGAAGAAAAGGAATACCGGCGTTATGAAATTCCCGAAACAATATCCATTTGGATTTGTGATTTTGAATTGCCGTACTGCATGGGAAAATACATTGATGAATGGGCTATTTATAGCAAGG